One genomic region from Bacteroidota bacterium encodes:
- a CDS encoding WG repeat-containing protein — protein MTPFFKRNFFFILLFSNSHFFYAQPAAKSEVWLAPVCKPKLFGLNDTAGNRILEPKYDYLAEQESNAWIALSAGKYGVINSKGEWIIKPEFLSIYQYSNGRAVAGKKIPNGTPKASSYSSMYNYNDSIVAYGVIDGSGTWTVDAAYDFIQICDDGELLYADEYGKYGFLARDGSVLIKARYDWATPMENGAFVMGEKKNDQQNYLDYSSGRNSSFASGNYFVMDKTGNKLNTDPYDMIREFSCGRAAFNKNGIWKGERYSNDQKLVGGEWGFLDANGKEIIKPIYDFVYDFEKTSSGSKAKVRMGSRNFWIDENGNETVPPLDERTSTYEVFCEPGSYGYIDVGGKWIIQPQFYSACEFSEGLAAAMALRASDLDCEQPEQDVIDYGDAKATNALSIFDIGLHRRYSDPSILTIDTSISNRPKRRLFGYIDISGNMVIEAKYQVALPFKNNRAYVLFRNKWGVIDRKGNWVIAPVLDWPSEMRYGQTLNSTEENLYNDYLSDAQDQDPAANNYLYAMYYSFSEGMGTIYKYGKYGFIDTTGKIIISPVYDEVMTFSNGFAAVRNGTKWGFVDHTGKEIIPLHYTSVGSFSKEGLARAAVFPNEADMGPPKNGMSYEEYEPYAGYIDKTGKWVIKPQFTSAGDFSEGLAPASVDYQLAGFIDRNGKFVIEPKYDYCGEFSDGIAYVKIRTYNGIYIDKTGKTSKIYTVDNPPPDKSVPLHLDVDANDRYGFIDDKGKVVIEHNYRKAGNFSRVK, from the coding sequence ATGACCCCTTTTTTTAAGCGCAATTTTTTTTTCATTCTACTGTTTTCCAATTCTCATTTTTTTTACGCGCAACCCGCAGCGAAAAGTGAGGTTTGGCTGGCACCAGTATGCAAACCCAAATTATTCGGACTCAATGATACGGCCGGCAACAGGATATTGGAACCGAAATATGATTATCTCGCCGAACAGGAATCAAATGCATGGATCGCACTTTCGGCAGGGAAATATGGTGTGATCAACAGTAAAGGAGAATGGATAATTAAACCGGAATTTCTTTCCATTTACCAGTATTCAAATGGAAGAGCTGTTGCCGGAAAAAAAATTCCCAATGGAACACCGAAAGCTTCCAGTTATTCCAGCATGTATAATTATAATGACAGCATTGTTGCTTATGGCGTAATTGACGGCAGCGGAACGTGGACAGTTGATGCCGCTTATGATTTTATTCAGATCTGTGATGATGGTGAATTACTCTACGCAGATGAGTATGGAAAATATGGTTTTCTTGCCCGGGATGGAAGTGTATTAATCAAAGCCCGGTATGATTGGGCAACTCCAATGGAAAACGGCGCGTTTGTGATGGGTGAGAAAAAAAATGATCAGCAGAATTATTTAGATTATTCTTCGGGACGAAATTCCTCTTTTGCCAGCGGAAATTATTTTGTAATGGATAAAACGGGAAACAAACTGAATACTGATCCTTATGATATGATCAGGGAATTTTCCTGCGGCCGTGCGGCATTCAATAAAAACGGGATTTGGAAAGGAGAGAGGTATTCCAATGACCAGAAACTGGTAGGGGGGGAATGGGGATTTCTCGACGCGAACGGAAAAGAGATCATCAAACCGATCTATGATTTTGTTTATGATTTTGAAAAAACTTCTTCCGGCTCAAAAGCAAAAGTGAGAATGGGCAGCAGGAATTTCTGGATCGATGAGAACGGGAATGAAACTGTTCCACCACTCGATGAAAGAACTTCCACTTATGAAGTTTTCTGCGAACCGGGTAGTTACGGCTATATAGATGTCGGCGGAAAATGGATCATTCAACCTCAATTTTATTCAGCGTGCGAATTCAGCGAGGGGCTTGCCGCAGCAATGGCACTGCGCGCTTCCGATCTCGATTGCGAACAGCCGGAGCAGGATGTTATTGATTATGGAGATGCTAAAGCAACAAACGCACTCAGCATTTTTGATATAGGTTTGCACCGTAGATATTCCGACCCTTCAATTTTAACTATAGATACTTCGATTTCCAATCGCCCGAAGAGAAGATTATTTGGTTATATAGATATTAGCGGTAACATGGTGATCGAAGCTAAATACCAGGTGGCGCTTCCTTTTAAAAATAACAGGGCGTATGTACTTTTCCGGAATAAATGGGGTGTCATCGACCGGAAAGGAAACTGGGTCATTGCGCCTGTGCTTGATTGGCCCAGTGAAATGAGGTATGGCCAGACATTAAATTCGACGGAAGAAAATCTATACAACGATTATCTATCTGACGCCCAAGATCAGGATCCGGCCGCAAACAATTATCTCTATGCCATGTATTATTCTTTTTCCGAAGGAATGGGAACAATTTATAAGTATGGTAAATATGGTTTCATTGATACGACAGGAAAAATAATTATATCACCAGTTTATGATGAAGTAATGACTTTCTCCAACGGATTTGCTGCTGTTCGGAACGGAACTAAATGGGGTTTTGTGGATCATACCGGGAAAGAAATTATCCCTCTTCATTATACTTCTGTGGGTTCTTTTTCCAAAGAAGGCCTTGCGCGTGCTGCTGTTTTTCCGAATGAAGCAGATATGGGCCCGCCAAAAAACGGCATGAGTTACGAGGAATACGAACCCTATGCCGGCTATATTGATAAAACCGGGAAATGGGTGATCAAACCACAGTTCACCAGCGCCGGTGATTTTTCCGAAGGACTTGCACCGGCCTCGGTCGATTACCAGTTGGCGGGATTCATTGACAGGAACGGAAAATTCGTTATCGAACCGAAATACGATTATTGCGGGGAATTCAGCGATGGTATCGCTTATGTGAAAATCAGAACCTACAATGGAATTTACATTGATAAAACAGGGAAAACCAGCAAGATCTATACAGTTGATAATCCGCCCCCGGATAAATCGGTTCCGCTGCATCTGGATGTGGATGCCAATGATCGTTATGGTTTTATTGACGATAAAGGGAAGGTTGTAATAGAACACAACTACCGGAAAGCAGGAAATTTCTCGAGGGTAAAATAA
- a CDS encoding C40 family peptidase — MKKVILICILIIPALCFSQDTTSAVVKTKGDSIAEYAQTFLGTPYKYGSCSPSGFDCSGLTYFVFAHFHVFVPRSAKDYMNFGKEIPIDSCRKGDIIVFRGTHKGDKRAGHVGIIISDPGQPVQFIHASSSTKHSGVVITDYYHSYYPTRFIKVIRVVN; from the coding sequence GTGAAAAAAGTAATTCTTATTTGTATTTTAATTATTCCCGCTCTGTGCTTTTCACAGGATACAACTTCTGCCGTTGTAAAAACAAAAGGAGACAGTATAGCAGAGTATGCGCAAACATTTCTCGGAACGCCGTACAAATACGGAAGCTGTTCACCTTCCGGATTCGATTGTTCGGGATTAACCTATTTTGTTTTTGCGCATTTTCATGTTTTCGTTCCCCGTTCAGCAAAAGATTACATGAATTTCGGTAAAGAAATTCCGATTGATTCCTGCCGTAAAGGCGATATCATCGTTTTCCGTGGTACACATAAAGGAGATAAACGTGCCGGGCATGTGGGCATTATCATTTCAGATCCCGGTCAGCCGGTGCAGTTCATTCACGCTTCTTCCAGTACAAAACACAGCGGCGTTGTGATCACAGATTACTATCACAGCTATTATCCCACTCGCTTCATTAAAGTAATACGTGTTGTGAATTAG
- a CDS encoding endo alpha-1,4 polygalactosaminidase: protein MDYRNEMRKFVEKISSIAKTSSPSFAVIPQNGLDLMSSDGTKDGLPETNYLNAIDGTGQEELWYGYDNNDDQPTPPADHEQLLSMCKFARDHNKKVLITDYCYSSDKISDSYVKNYSENFISFAANHRDLDDVPSASITNENSNNIDSISQAGNFLYIISPSLFSNKDDFVNAVSSTNYDLVIMDLFFDENTALTAADIARMHVKANGGRRKLICYMSIGEAETYRWYWKNSWYAEQPSFIVDADPDWTDNYYVKYWDPQWQNIICGYSNSYLEKIMNAGFDGVYLDLVSAYEFFES, encoded by the coding sequence GTGGATTACAGGAATGAGATGAGAAAATTCGTGGAGAAAATAAGTTCCATTGCAAAAACTTCCTCTCCTTCATTCGCCGTTATTCCACAGAACGGACTTGATTTGATGAGCAGCGACGGAACAAAAGACGGTTTACCGGAAACAAATTATTTGAATGCCATTGATGGTACCGGCCAGGAAGAATTATGGTACGGCTACGATAACAATGATGATCAACCCACACCCCCGGCCGACCACGAGCAATTGCTTTCCATGTGTAAGTTTGCACGCGATCACAATAAAAAAGTTCTTATTACAGATTACTGTTATTCTTCCGATAAGATTTCAGATTCCTATGTGAAGAATTATTCCGAGAATTTTATTTCATTTGCTGCCAATCACCGTGATCTCGATGATGTTCCTTCTGCTTCTATTACCAATGAAAATTCGAATAATATCGATTCCATTTCCCAGGCAGGGAATTTTCTTTACATCATCTCACCGTCTTTATTTTCAAACAAAGATGATTTTGTGAATGCAGTTTCCTCCACCAATTACGATCTCGTGATCATGGATCTTTTTTTTGATGAGAATACTGCACTCACGGCCGCAGACATTGCGCGCATGCATGTAAAGGCGAATGGAGGAAGAAGAAAACTTATTTGCTATATGAGCATTGGCGAAGCAGAAACCTACCGCTGGTACTGGAAAAATTCCTGGTATGCCGAGCAGCCTTCTTTTATAGTGGATGCCGATCCTGACTGGACAGATAACTATTATGTGAAATACTGGGATCCGCAATGGCAGAATATTATATGTGGTTATAGCAATTCCTATTTAGAAAAGATCATGAATGCCGGATTTGACGGAGTTTACCTTGATCTCGTAAGTGCATACGAATTTTTCGAATCGTGA
- the smpB gene encoding SsrA-binding protein SmpB, with protein sequence MDSSSVEIKNKRASFEYAFLEKFIAGMVLRGSEIKAIRQGKATITDGFCVFANGELIARNLQINEYEKASHFSHAPKSDRKLLLKKSELKKLEEKMKDKGLAIIPLKLFINEKGWAKLEIALAKGKKQFDKRADIKKKDLERETQRRFK encoded by the coding sequence GTGGACAGTTCTTCTGTTGAAATAAAAAACAAGCGGGCTTCATTCGAATACGCTTTCCTTGAAAAATTCATTGCAGGAATGGTGTTGCGCGGATCTGAGATCAAAGCGATCCGTCAGGGAAAAGCAACGATCACCGATGGTTTCTGTGTTTTTGCCAATGGGGAATTGATCGCGAGAAATCTCCAGATCAATGAATACGAAAAAGCTTCTCACTTTTCTCATGCGCCGAAAAGCGACAGGAAATTATTGTTGAAGAAAAGCGAGTTGAAAAAACTGGAGGAGAAAATGAAAGACAAAGGTCTCGCCATAATTCCTCTTAAACTTTTCATCAATGAAAAAGGATGGGCAAAACTGGAGATCGCTTTGGCAAAAGGAAAAAAACAATTCGACAAAAGAGCGGACATCAAGAAAAAAGATCTCGAACGGGAAACGCAGAGAAGATTCAAATAA
- a CDS encoding protein-L-isoaspartate(D-aspartate) O-methyltransferase: MEDNYRHKGLRKLLVEVVRKKGIKDERILTAIGKIPRHFFITDNAFVKYAYEDNAFPIGSGQTISQPYTVAFQTELLELKKGEKILEIGTGSGYQSAVLLELGARVYTIERQKVLYEKTKTFLPSIGYSPNFFFGDGYKGLPAYAPYDKILVTCGAPSIPGDLVSQLKPGGRMVIPIGPGDIQEMTLIEKKEDSSLIISKMGQFRFVPMLGEKEWKGEGY; this comes from the coding sequence ATGGAAGACAATTACAGGCATAAAGGATTGAGAAAACTTCTTGTAGAAGTGGTGCGCAAAAAAGGAATAAAAGATGAGCGCATACTTACGGCGATCGGTAAAATTCCACGCCACTTTTTTATTACCGATAATGCTTTTGTGAAATATGCTTACGAGGATAATGCTTTTCCTATTGGTTCCGGCCAAACCATTTCGCAACCGTACACCGTCGCATTTCAAACGGAATTATTAGAATTAAAAAAAGGAGAGAAGATCCTGGAGATTGGAACGGGTTCGGGTTATCAAAGTGCAGTACTTCTTGAATTAGGAGCCAGAGTTTATACCATAGAGAGACAAAAAGTTCTCTATGAAAAAACAAAAACCTTCCTTCCATCTATCGGTTATTCCCCGAATTTTTTTTTCGGCGACGGTTATAAAGGACTTCCAGCTTATGCACCTTACGATAAAATATTGGTCACGTGCGGGGCTCCTTCAATTCCAGGTGACCTTGTTTCTCAATTGAAGCCAGGTGGAAGAATGGTCATCCCAATTGGCCCCGGCGATATACAAGAAATGACTTTAATTGAAAAAAAAGAAGATAGTTCGCTCATTATTAGTAAAATGGGTCAGTTCAGATTCGTGCCTATGTTGGGTGAAAAGGAATGGAAGGGCGAAGGTTATTAA
- a CDS encoding gfo/Idh/MocA family oxidoreductase, whose amino-acid sequence MLKIGLIGNELHCSAYEKAIRNSAHSLLRSSTVRISSGKIFSEESGSSEEEDRFIASNDVIMVTDVHPQLKKIAEKTIRASRHLLLQDISSLTVRDLRKLVTLEEEADVRVQVGNNPRYDQSWSFINAHAKDPMLIETHRLTEFDPEHSRFSVVHDLMIHDIDMTLQLVRSPVKKISSSGVAVLTDSTDIANARIEFDNGAVANLTASRISEKLICKARFFRKDSFATVDYINNLFSVVNNEQNQKNDINSKLDYNKYSYLNSNVLSNIEIPLSNRILNSLNSFAESIINSSVPLVTLDDSANTLEVVNRINDQLKLNTNFAGHTITA is encoded by the coding sequence GTGTTGAAAATAGGATTGATCGGTAATGAACTTCATTGTTCTGCTTATGAAAAGGCGATCAGGAATTCTGCACATTCGTTATTGAGGTCATCAACCGTAAGAATTAGTTCCGGAAAAATTTTCAGCGAAGAAAGTGGTTCTTCTGAGGAAGAAGATCGATTCATTGCGTCGAATGATGTGATAATGGTTACTGATGTACACCCGCAATTGAAAAAGATAGCCGAGAAAACTATTCGTGCAAGCCGGCACCTTTTACTTCAGGATATTTCCTCATTAACTGTTCGTGATCTCCGTAAACTGGTGACGCTCGAAGAAGAGGCGGATGTTCGCGTGCAGGTAGGAAATAATCCGCGTTACGATCAGTCGTGGTCTTTTATTAACGCACACGCAAAGGATCCTATGCTGATAGAAACGCACCGCCTTACTGAATTTGATCCTGAACATTCACGTTTTTCTGTTGTTCATGACCTGATGATACACGATATAGATATGACACTTCAACTGGTGCGTTCCCCGGTAAAAAAAATCAGCTCATCAGGAGTGGCGGTACTCACCGACTCCACTGATATTGCGAATGCGAGAATAGAATTTGATAATGGTGCTGTTGCTAATCTTACTGCAAGCCGGATCTCGGAAAAACTTATCTGCAAAGCAAGATTTTTCAGAAAAGATTCTTTCGCAACGGTGGACTACATCAACAATTTATTCAGCGTGGTCAACAACGAACAAAATCAGAAAAATGATATTAATTCAAAACTTGATTATAATAAATATTCTTATTTGAATTCCAATGTTTTAAGCAATATAGAAATTCCTTTATCAAATCGAATTCTTAATTCACTCAACAGCTTCGCGGAAAGCATCATTAATTCGTCGGTGCCTCTTGTTACCCTTGACGATTCTGCAAATACCCTTGAAGTAGTGAACCGGATCAACGATCAGCTCAAACTGAACACTAATTTTGCGGGCCATACAATAACCGCCTGA
- a CDS encoding sugar transferase, which translates to MNKRLQVAKYLLSDTVSAAAAWFLFYSYRKISLESVKFGEHVPVILNHKFWEGLIGVTLFWISFYALTGTYRNIFRKSRLREFGQTLLHSVIGVLIIFFVLLLDDVAVMSYKTYYLTTFTLLGTHFILTVTGRLLLSSVTNTRIRNRKYGFNTILIGSNANALRLFTELEGQKSSWGNKFVGFVHVDERNGYSEELKSRVQHLGEVDHLNEIIVRERAEEVIIAIESSEHDRLNNIINMVTNLNVLIKIVPDMYDILSGQVKMSSIYGAPLIEVNREIMPAWQQSLKRFLDVSVSLFALTVLSPIYIIVALCVKFSSRGPIFYNHERIGLHGKPFMIHKFRSMYMDAEKSGPALSSKNDPRITPFGKFMRKSRLDELPQFYNVLIGEMSMVGPRPERQFFIDQILKKAPHYRHLHKVKPGITSWGQVKYGYAENVDQMIERLKYDLLYIENMSPYVDFKIMIYTILIVFQGRGK; encoded by the coding sequence ATGAACAAACGATTACAGGTTGCGAAATATTTACTGAGTGATACCGTGTCTGCCGCAGCCGCCTGGTTCCTTTTTTATTCTTACAGGAAGATCAGTTTAGAATCTGTAAAATTCGGTGAACACGTTCCCGTCATTCTTAATCACAAATTCTGGGAAGGTCTCATCGGCGTTACACTTTTCTGGATCTCCTTTTATGCATTAACAGGAACTTACCGGAATATTTTCCGCAAATCAAGATTGAGAGAATTCGGACAAACTCTTCTGCATTCGGTGATCGGGGTTCTTATTATCTTTTTTGTTCTGCTGCTGGATGATGTTGCAGTCATGAGTTACAAAACTTATTACCTCACCACATTCACTTTACTCGGCACCCATTTTATTCTTACAGTTACAGGACGACTCCTGCTTTCATCGGTCACCAATACGCGCATACGCAACCGCAAATATGGATTCAACACTATTCTCATTGGAAGTAATGCAAATGCGCTGCGGCTTTTTACAGAACTTGAAGGACAGAAAAGTTCGTGGGGAAATAAATTTGTCGGATTCGTACACGTGGATGAAAGGAATGGATATTCCGAAGAATTAAAATCGCGGGTACAGCATCTGGGTGAAGTCGATCACCTGAACGAGATCATTGTGCGCGAGCGCGCGGAAGAGGTGATCATTGCCATTGAATCGTCGGAACATGATCGGTTGAACAACATCATCAATATGGTGACCAACCTCAACGTGCTTATTAAAATTGTTCCCGACATGTATGATATTCTTTCCGGACAGGTGAAGATGAGTTCCATTTACGGCGCACCGCTCATTGAAGTGAATCGCGAGATCATGCCCGCGTGGCAACAATCGCTGAAACGATTCCTGGATGTAAGCGTTTCTCTTTTCGCACTCACTGTTTTATCACCCATTTATATAATCGTCGCGCTCTGTGTGAAATTTTCTTCACGAGGCCCGATATTTTATAATCACGAGCGAATTGGTTTGCACGGAAAACCATTCATGATCCACAAATTCCGTTCGATGTATATGGATGCAGAAAAAAGCGGGCCGGCATTGTCCAGTAAAAACGATCCGCGCATTACTCCATTCGGAAAATTCATGCGCAAATCGCGGCTCGACGAACTTCCGCAATTTTACAATGTGCTCATCGGTGAAATGTCAATGGTTGGTCCGCGGCCTGAACGACAGTTTTTCATTGACCAGATACTCAAAAAAGCGCCGCACTATCGCCATCTTCACAAAGTAAAACCGGGCATCACTTCGTGGGGACAAGTGAAATACGGTTATGCGGAAAATGTGGATCAGATGATCGAGCGATTGAAATACGATCTTCTTTACATCGAGAACATGTCGCCCTATGTTGATTTCAAGATCATGATCTATACGATACTCATTGTGTTCCAGGGACGGGGAAAATAA